Proteins encoded in a region of the Candidatus Krumholzibacteriia bacterium genome:
- a CDS encoding FlgD immunoglobulin-like domain containing protein translates to MRRPLLSSLRVLIASLCCLVVSRAPAGTSPATVTSRASLAGEGTDGARLAAGWYGSGWRHRVKITANPALVQGTLLDFPLLVDGSSLTSVFARAKADGSDILITKRDGVTRLDHEIVGYDAGAHKAEIWFAADSLSASVREFFIYYDNPGATVSPAGSVWNGAYAAVYHFEEDPGLGTLQDYTAGAHDANARNAAAAWTSGDVMAGQCGQAWRFNGTTHFINTRAIRIPDSTYVISAWLRHTTRTTDFTFQSNPNFWHVSSQTNNIVQRPHYNLANPWRDLRWDPTPIPLNEFHYFTWVFDGVADTVYFYWDGERQPATPWAADPGVTHFYTGIPINPAGNFDVGICGPMYWNGDDLMTGAGDEFRISSGLHGAAWIGTEYANQRDPGTFFTAAAEESGTPVTLQSFTAVRTSAGALLRWQVVSPSADHLGFRVHRDDGAVPWTLVSTGLLSGQETYEWLDPQSPASSTDYWLAEETSSGRTFWYGPAVLAPALAEALVLEPSRPNPILDTTTLRFSTGRAGGVQLRVIDVRGREVRRLFDAVADPGHYVVHWDGRDDQGQRLRAGIYILRLDGPEGTRARKLLLM, encoded by the coding sequence GCGGGCGAGGGTACGGACGGAGCGCGCCTCGCCGCCGGCTGGTACGGCTCGGGATGGAGGCATCGGGTCAAGATCACGGCGAATCCGGCTCTGGTGCAGGGGACCCTCCTGGATTTCCCCCTCCTCGTCGACGGCAGCAGCCTGACGAGCGTCTTCGCCCGCGCCAAGGCCGACGGCAGCGACATCCTCATCACCAAGCGCGATGGGGTCACACGCCTCGACCACGAGATCGTGGGCTACGATGCGGGCGCACACAAAGCAGAGATCTGGTTCGCCGCCGACAGCCTGTCGGCTTCGGTGCGCGAGTTCTTCATCTACTACGACAACCCCGGCGCCACCGTCTCCCCGGCTGGTTCGGTGTGGAACGGCGCCTACGCCGCGGTCTATCACTTCGAGGAGGACCCGGGTCTCGGCACGCTGCAGGACTACACCGCCGGCGCCCACGACGCCAACGCCCGCAATGCCGCCGCCGCTTGGACCAGCGGCGACGTGATGGCCGGCCAGTGCGGCCAGGCTTGGCGCTTCAACGGCACCACCCACTTCATCAACACCCGGGCCATTCGCATCCCGGACAGCACCTATGTGATCAGCGCCTGGCTCCGGCACACCACGCGCACCACGGACTTCACCTTTCAGTCCAACCCCAACTTCTGGCACGTCTCGTCGCAGACGAACAACATCGTGCAGCGGCCGCACTACAACCTGGCGAATCCCTGGCGCGACCTGCGCTGGGATCCGACGCCGATACCGCTCAACGAGTTCCATTACTTCACCTGGGTGTTCGACGGCGTCGCCGACACGGTCTACTTCTACTGGGACGGCGAGAGGCAGCCGGCCACGCCCTGGGCCGCCGACCCGGGGGTGACGCACTTCTACACCGGGATACCCATCAATCCGGCGGGCAACTTCGACGTGGGCATCTGCGGCCCCATGTACTGGAATGGCGACGACCTCATGACCGGGGCGGGCGACGAGTTCCGCATCAGCTCGGGACTGCACGGGGCGGCCTGGATCGGCACGGAGTACGCGAACCAGCGCGACCCAGGGACTTTCTTCACCGCCGCTGCGGAAGAGAGTGGGACGCCGGTCACCCTGCAATCCTTCACCGCGGTGCGGACGAGCGCCGGGGCTCTGCTCCGCTGGCAGGTCGTCTCGCCCTCCGCCGACCACCTGGGCTTCCGTGTCCACCGGGACGACGGCGCGGTGCCGTGGACGCTGGTCAGCACCGGCCTCCTCTCGGGTCAGGAAACCTACGAATGGCTCGATCCCCAATCGCCGGCCAGTAGCACCGACTACTGGCTCGCGGAGGAAACGAGCAGCGGCCGCACCTTCTGGTACGGGCCGGCCGTCCTGGCGCCGGCGCTGGCAGAGGCTCTCGTGCTCGAACCGAGTCGTCCCAATCCCATCCTCGACACGACGACGCTCCGCTTCAGCACCGGTCGCGCCGGTGGCGTGCAGCTGCGCGTCATCGACGTGCGTGGTCGCGAGGTGCGCCGTCTCTTCGACGCGGTGGCGGATCCTGGCCACTACGTCGTGCACTGGGACGGACGCGATGATCAGGGACAGCGTCTGCGCGCGGGAATTTACATCCTGCGTCTGGACGGTCCAGAAGGGACGCGTGCACGTAAGCTCCTTCTGATGTAA